In Symphalangus syndactylus isolate Jambi chromosome 6, NHGRI_mSymSyn1-v2.1_pri, whole genome shotgun sequence, a genomic segment contains:
- the CAPN5 gene encoding calpain-5 isoform X3, translated as MFSCVKPYEDQNYSALRRDCLRRKVLFEDPLFPATDDSLYYKGTPGPAVRWKRPKVIPDWKEQEWDPEKPSAYAGIFHFHFWRFGEWVDVVIDDRLPTVNNQLIYCHSNSRNEFWCALVEKAYAKLAGCYQALDGGNTADALVDFTGGVSEPIDLTEGDFANDETKRNQLFERMLKVHSRGGLISASIKAVTAADMEARLACGLVKGHAYAVTDVRKVRLGHGLLAFFKSEKLDMIRLRNPWGEREWNGPWSDTSEEWQKVSKSEREKMGVTVQDDGEFWMTFEDVCRYFTDIINCRLINTSHLSIHKTWEETRLHGAWTLHEDPRQNRSGGCINHKDTFFQNPQYIFDVKKPEDEVLICIQQRPKRSTRREGKGENLAIGFDIYKVEENRQYRMHSLQHKAASSIYINSRSVFLRTDQPEGRYVIIPTTFEPGHTGEFLLRVFTDVPSNCRELRLDEPPHTCWSSLCGYPQLVTQVHVLGAAGLKDSPTGANSYVIIKCEGDKVRSAVQKGTSTPEYNVKGIFYRKKLSQPITVQVWNHRVLKDEFLGQVHLKADPDNLQALHTLPLRDRNSRQPSNLPGTVAVHILSSTSLMAV; from the exons gtCATCCCAGACTGGAAGGAGCAGGAATGGGACCCCGAAAAGCCCAGCGCCTACGCAGGCATCTTCCACTTCCACTTCTGGCGCTTCGGGGAATGGGTGGACGTGGTCATCGATGACCGGCTGCCCACAGTCAACAACCAGCTCATCTACTGCCACTCCAACTCCCGCAATGAGTTCTGGTGCGCCCTGGTGGAGAAGGCCTATGCCAA GCTGGCAGGCTGTTACCAGGCCCTGGATGGAGGCAACACAGCAGACGCACTGGTGGACTTCACGGGTGGTGTTTCTGAGCCCATCGACCTGACCGAGGGTGACTTTGCCAACGATGAGACTAAAAGGAACCAGCTCTTTGAGCGCATGTTAAAGGTGCACAGCCGGGGCGGCCTCATCAGTGCCTCCATCAAG GCAGTGACAGCAGCTGACATGGAGGCCCGCCTGGCGTGTGGCCTGGTAAAGGGCCACGCATACGCCGTCACTGATGTGCGCAAGGTGCGCCTGGGCCACGGCCTACTGGCCTTCTTCAAGTCAGAGAAGTTGGACATGATCCGCCTGCGCAACCCCTGGGGCGAGCGGGAGTGGAACGGGCCCTGGAGTGACAC CTCGGAGGAGTGGCAGAAAGTGAGCAAGAGTGAGCGGGAGAAGATGGGTGTGACCGTGCAGGACGACGGTGAGTTCTG GATGACCTTCGAGGACGTGTGCCGGTACTTCACGGACATCATCAACTGCCGCCTGATCAACACATCCCACCTGAGCATCCACAAGACGTGGGAGGAGACCCGGCTGCATGGCGCGTGGACACTGCATGAGGACCCGCGACAGAACCGCAGTGGCGGCTGCATCAACCACAAGGACACCTTCTTCCAGAACCCACAG TACATCTTCGACGTCAAGAAGCCAGAAGATGAAGTCCTGATCTGCATCCAGCAGCGGCCAAAGCGGTCTACGCGCCGGGAGGGCAAGGGCGAGAACCTGGCCATTGGCTTTGACATCTACAAG GTGGAGGAGAACCGCCAGTATCGCATGCACAGCCTGCAGCACAAGGCCGCCAGCTCCATCTACATCAACTCACGCAGCGTCTTCCTGCGCACTGACCAGCCTGAGGGCCGCTATGTCATCATCCCCACCACCTTTGAGCCAGGCCACACTGGCGAGTTCCTGCTACGAGTCTTCACTGATGTGCCCTCCAACTGCCG GGAGCTGCGCCTGGATGAGCCCCCACACACCTGCTGGAGCTCCCTCTGTGGCTACCCCCAGCTGGTGACCCAGGTACATGTCCTGGGGGCTGCTGGCCTCAAGGACTCCCCAACAG GGGCTAACTCTTATGTGATCATCAAGTGTGAGGGGGACAAAGTCCGCTCAGCTGTGCAGAAGGGCACCTCCACACCAGAGTACAATGTGAAAGGCATCTTCTACCGCAAGAAGCTGAGCCAGCCCATCACTGTACAG GTCTGGAACCACCGAGTGCTGAAGGATGaatttctgggccaggtgcaccTAAAGGCTGACCCGGACAACCTCCAGGCCCTGCATACCCTCCCCCTCCGGGACCGAAATAGCCGGCAGCCCAGCaacctgccaggcactgtggccgTGCACATTCTCAGCAGCACCTCCCTCATGGCTGTCTGA